The Fulvivirga ligni genome window below encodes:
- a CDS encoding fumarylacetoacetate hydrolase family protein produces the protein MKIIAVGRNYVEHIEELNNERPDEPVIFTKPDTAILKDNAPFYYPEFSKDIHYEVELVLKISKEGKNIQEKFASKYYDEIGIGVDFTARDLQQKAKEKSLPWALAKGFNGSAPISDFKPVSEFKNLGDINFGLRLNDEVRQEGNTSLMLFSFDYIIAYVSRFITLKKGDLIFTGTPKGVGSVQIGDKIAAYIEDEKLLDFEIK, from the coding sequence TGAGGAGTTGAACAATGAGCGACCAGATGAACCCGTAATATTTACAAAGCCAGATACTGCCATTCTTAAGGATAATGCACCTTTCTACTACCCTGAGTTTAGCAAGGACATACATTATGAGGTGGAGTTAGTGCTGAAGATAAGCAAAGAGGGCAAAAACATTCAGGAGAAATTTGCCAGTAAGTATTATGATGAGATAGGTATCGGGGTTGATTTTACTGCCAGAGATTTACAGCAGAAGGCTAAAGAAAAAAGTTTACCATGGGCACTGGCCAAAGGTTTCAATGGCTCTGCACCTATATCAGATTTTAAACCCGTGAGTGAGTTCAAAAATCTAGGTGATATAAACTTTGGTTTAAGGCTTAATGACGAGGTAAGACAAGAAGGAAATACCAGCTTAATGCTATTTAGTTTTGACTATATCATTGCTTATGTTTCACGCTTTATTACATTAAAGAAGGGCGACCTAATATTTACAGGAACTCCTAAAGGTGTTGGCAGTGTTCAGATTGGAGATAAAATAGCAGCATATATTGAGGATGAGAAATTATTGGATTTTGAGATTAAGTAA
- a CDS encoding M23 family metallopeptidase — protein sequence MRLSKTFLFSLLLVFSYQASTYAQLAEGHDFYSPAKEGYYLFPIKPGNQNTLAGTMGELRSNHFHTGIDVRTESRTGLMVQAAAEGYVSRVAISPYGYGNAIYITHPNGHTTVYAHLEQITGELADYVRKEQYRKQEMDVNLFFRKGQFSVQKGDTIAYSGNSGGSGGPHLHFDIRDKNNKPLNPLHYGFAEIVDQIPPVASKIAIKTLNKDARVNGQFGRFVFPVRRVGNNYVLDKPIEVTGQVGVELYAFDKLNNARFRCGINTIVMDVDNNQTFKQDITTFSFGDQRNILKHMDYQGLRETGERYHKMYVDDGNQLEFYSTAKDKGRLSFKTLSEHPVKITMTDSYGNVSYVEFSLKSVPTPASNITVYGHEKSGIDFVDNTLIIKSDIGNNSPLKGVNVYTPEQQQLTPDYVINGSTGVYLWDLRKGLPHSVDYNGKNEVVNYKDMIPVGSYKYYSDKLDISFTQGDLFDTLYLQTDYQYDSIKDQEFFYIGDPDVPLRSYLGVTLKTQIPYKDAEKYGVYFINERGAEYHRGGTWNHDKISFTTRDFGKFTILKDTTSPVIRPVVVNKNDLKFKIYDNRSGIKEFNCWVDGQWVLMNYDYKISTIWSEKLDPKVSFKGEVKLQLVDNAGNIEEYKTTIY from the coding sequence TTGAGATTAAGTAAGACATTTTTATTCAGTTTATTATTAGTATTCAGCTACCAGGCATCTACCTATGCTCAACTAGCAGAAGGGCATGACTTTTATAGCCCGGCCAAAGAAGGTTATTATCTTTTCCCTATTAAGCCGGGAAACCAGAACACACTGGCCGGCACAATGGGAGAACTCCGATCCAACCACTTTCATACCGGCATAGATGTAAGAACTGAAAGCCGTACTGGCCTGATGGTGCAAGCTGCTGCAGAGGGCTACGTCTCCAGAGTGGCCATTTCTCCCTACGGTTATGGTAATGCTATATATATCACTCACCCCAATGGACATACTACAGTATATGCCCACTTAGAGCAAATTACCGGAGAGCTGGCGGATTATGTTCGAAAGGAGCAGTATCGTAAACAGGAAATGGATGTGAATCTATTCTTCAGGAAAGGTCAGTTTAGCGTTCAGAAGGGTGATACTATCGCGTATTCAGGCAATAGTGGTGGTTCAGGCGGTCCTCACCTACATTTTGACATTAGAGACAAAAACAATAAACCATTGAATCCACTGCACTATGGCTTTGCTGAAATAGTGGATCAAATTCCTCCTGTTGCCAGCAAAATAGCCATTAAAACTCTCAATAAAGATGCAAGAGTAAACGGACAGTTTGGAAGGTTTGTATTTCCGGTAAGGAGAGTAGGCAATAATTATGTGCTTGATAAACCTATTGAGGTAACAGGCCAGGTAGGTGTAGAACTTTATGCTTTTGATAAGCTAAACAATGCCAGGTTTAGGTGCGGCATTAACACCATTGTAATGGATGTAGATAATAATCAGACCTTTAAGCAAGACATCACTACTTTTTCGTTTGGAGATCAGCGTAATATCCTGAAGCATATGGACTATCAGGGCCTCAGAGAAACTGGTGAAAGATACCATAAGATGTATGTAGATGATGGCAACCAGCTAGAGTTTTATTCTACAGCAAAAGACAAAGGCCGTTTATCATTTAAAACACTTTCTGAGCACCCTGTTAAAATCACCATGACTGACAGCTATGGCAATGTAAGCTATGTAGAGTTCTCACTAAAGAGCGTGCCTACACCAGCGAGTAACATCACGGTATATGGCCATGAAAAAAGTGGCATTGACTTCGTAGACAATACTTTAATCATTAAAAGTGACATTGGAAACAATAGCCCGCTTAAAGGAGTAAATGTTTATACTCCGGAACAGCAGCAACTCACACCTGATTATGTCATTAACGGCAGCACTGGCGTTTATCTATGGGATTTAAGAAAAGGACTCCCTCACTCTGTAGATTACAACGGCAAGAATGAGGTAGTGAACTATAAGGATATGATTCCGGTAGGTTCTTATAAATACTATAGTGACAAGCTGGACATTTCTTTTACTCAAGGTGATCTTTTTGACACATTATACTTACAAACTGATTACCAGTATGATAGCATAAAAGATCAGGAATTCTTTTACATTGGCGATCCTGATGTGCCTTTGAGAAGCTATTTAGGCGTGACGTTAAAAACTCAAATACCCTACAAGGATGCAGAGAAATATGGTGTCTATTTCATCAATGAACGAGGTGCAGAATATCACAGAGGTGGCACCTGGAATCATGACAAAATATCATTTACCACCCGCGATTTCGGCAAGTTCACCATTTTGAAGGACACTACCTCACCAGTGATAAGACCGGTGGTGGTGAATAAAAATGATCTGAAGTTTAAGATCTACGATAACAGATCAGGCATTAAAGAATTTAACTGTTGGGTGGATGGCCAATGGGTACTTATGAATTACGATTACAAGATCAGCACCATTTGGTCTGAAAAGCTAGATCCCAAGGTTTCTTTCAAGGGCGAAGTAAAACTTCAGCTGGTTGATAATGCAGGAAACATCGAAGAATACAAAACCACAATTTATTAA
- the bcp gene encoding thioredoxin-dependent thiol peroxidase, producing MKLQEGDQAPDFEVNDQNGKTVKLSDYKGKKVVLYFYPKDNTPGCTAEACNLRDNYSDLQKSGYEVLGVSTDTEKSHLKFIEKQELPFTLLADTEKQIHEKYGTWVEKQMYGRKYMGTARVTFLIDENGKIEKIIEKVKTKDHTAQIL from the coding sequence ATGAAATTACAAGAAGGCGATCAGGCACCTGATTTTGAAGTAAACGATCAAAACGGAAAGACTGTAAAACTTTCAGATTATAAAGGCAAAAAAGTAGTGCTTTACTTTTACCCTAAAGATAACACGCCTGGCTGTACTGCTGAGGCTTGTAACTTAAGAGACAATTATTCTGACCTGCAAAAGTCTGGATATGAAGTACTTGGCGTAAGTACCGACACTGAAAAATCTCACCTTAAATTTATAGAAAAGCAAGAGTTGCCGTTCACATTACTAGCTGATACCGAGAAGCAAATTCATGAGAAATATGGCACTTGGGTTGAAAAGCAAATGTACGGCAGAAAATACATGGGTACTGCCCGTGTTACTTTTCTAATAGATGAAAATGGTAAAATTGAAAAGATCATTGAGAAGGTGAAGACTAAAGATCACACTGCTCAGATTTTATAA
- a CDS encoding FAD-binding oxidoreductase, with amino-acid sequence MAHNKKEILSGWGNIPNSACEVEYPTTAREIQRKVAEADEILSRGKGRSYADQATNDGQRILKMEKLNHFLDFDESKGILTCEAGVTLEDIIYYFVPRGWFPLINPGTKFVTLGGAIANDIHGKAHHVDGSFVNSVVYFTILLADGTILKASRAENSDLFWANFGGLGLLGTILTVSLQLRKIETTYFTQKSIVANNLAEMLAAIDEADDKYSYSVAWIDSLAQGKNFGKGVLIVGNEAKLSDLTGKEKKEPLKRGGKSKITVPFYMPSFSLNKFTVSILNKVLYVKQKGGTGLAHYDSFFFPLDMINDWNRGYGKNGFIQYQFVVPEEGGKESIHKILDAITKSGCVPFLNVLKKFGAGESGHLSFPMKGYTFAIDFPITSKLKDFTKKLDKMVLDAGGRIYLGKDAYLDEATFKAMYPQYKEWVAVKQKYDPKGVFKSDIAKRIGLV; translated from the coding sequence ATGGCTCACAATAAAAAAGAAATATTATCTGGCTGGGGAAACATTCCTAACTCGGCTTGCGAAGTGGAATATCCTACTACAGCTCGGGAAATACAGCGAAAAGTAGCAGAAGCTGACGAAATACTTAGCAGGGGCAAAGGGCGTAGCTATGCGGATCAGGCTACCAATGATGGTCAGCGTATTCTAAAAATGGAGAAATTGAATCATTTTCTCGATTTCGATGAATCCAAAGGTATTCTTACTTGTGAGGCCGGCGTTACTCTTGAAGACATCATTTATTATTTCGTGCCTAGAGGTTGGTTTCCGCTTATTAACCCTGGAACTAAGTTTGTAACGCTGGGCGGAGCTATTGCCAATGATATTCATGGTAAAGCACACCACGTAGACGGGTCTTTCGTAAATAGTGTGGTTTACTTTACTATTCTTTTAGCTGATGGAACTATTCTGAAAGCCAGTAGAGCAGAGAATAGCGACTTATTTTGGGCTAATTTTGGTGGATTAGGTCTTTTAGGAACCATCCTTACCGTATCTCTTCAACTTAGAAAAATTGAAACCACTTATTTCACGCAAAAATCCATAGTAGCGAATAACCTGGCAGAAATGCTTGCGGCTATTGATGAAGCTGATGATAAATACAGCTATTCAGTAGCTTGGATTGATTCTTTAGCTCAGGGTAAAAACTTTGGTAAAGGTGTGCTCATAGTAGGTAATGAAGCCAAGCTAAGTGACCTAACCGGAAAAGAGAAAAAGGAGCCATTGAAACGAGGCGGAAAGTCTAAGATTACGGTACCTTTTTATATGCCATCTTTCTCATTGAATAAGTTTACAGTGAGTATTCTTAATAAGGTGCTCTATGTAAAACAAAAGGGCGGAACTGGTCTGGCGCATTACGATAGCTTCTTTTTTCCATTAGACATGATCAATGACTGGAACAGGGGCTATGGTAAAAACGGTTTTATTCAGTATCAGTTTGTGGTACCTGAAGAAGGAGGTAAGGAGAGCATTCACAAGATTCTTGATGCTATTACCAAGAGTGGTTGTGTCCCTTTTCTGAATGTACTTAAAAAGTTTGGAGCAGGGGAGAGCGGACATCTATCATTTCCTATGAAAGGATATACGTTCGCCATAGATTTTCCCATTACATCTAAGCTCAAAGACTTTACGAAGAAGCTGGATAAGATGGTGCTGGATGCCGGCGGAAGAATTTATTTAGGCAAAGATGCCTATTTAGATGAGGCCACGTTCAAGGCGATGTATCCGCAATACAAAGAATGGGTGGCGGTGAAGCAGAAGTATGATCCAAAAGGTGTATTCAAGTCAGATATTGCCAAGCGGATCGGCTTAGTATAA
- a CDS encoding pirin family protein, with protein sequence MRSIKTIHIAESRPIGDLKTVSPIPTATIQQIDPFLFLNHHGPQVYPQINHGLPFGPHPHRGMETVTFIIQGDIAHKDSNGGESVINAGGVQWMTAGSGLIHAEVSSEKFLKDGGDLEILQLWVNLPAKHKMTPPKYKGLQKDDIPLILSEDEKTKVNLTAGEYLGVEGAFKTLNNIFLSTIEFQSGGLFNIDIPLENNIFCYIISGKVNVNGTSVPQFRLVEFNQDDEKVEIRAEEESIVLFGHAEPFNEPVVARGPFVMNTNEEIQEAYNDYYAGKLGSWSE encoded by the coding sequence ATGAGATCAATTAAAACTATACATATAGCAGAATCAAGACCTATTGGAGACCTTAAAACCGTCTCTCCTATTCCAACGGCCACAATTCAGCAAATAGATCCCTTTCTATTTCTAAATCATCATGGCCCTCAGGTATATCCTCAAATTAATCATGGCTTGCCCTTTGGACCTCACCCCCATCGTGGTATGGAAACCGTAACTTTCATCATACAGGGAGACATTGCCCATAAGGATTCCAACGGCGGTGAAAGCGTGATCAATGCCGGCGGAGTACAGTGGATGACAGCAGGCAGCGGATTAATTCATGCCGAGGTTTCATCTGAAAAGTTTCTGAAAGATGGTGGTGACCTGGAGATCCTCCAGCTTTGGGTAAACCTACCTGCAAAACACAAAATGACACCACCAAAATATAAAGGCTTACAGAAGGATGATATTCCTTTGATTTTGAGTGAAGATGAAAAAACGAAAGTTAATCTCACGGCTGGCGAATATTTGGGTGTGGAAGGTGCTTTTAAAACCTTGAATAATATATTTCTGAGCACCATTGAATTTCAATCAGGAGGTTTATTTAACATAGATATTCCTCTGGAGAACAACATCTTCTGCTATATCATTAGTGGTAAAGTAAATGTAAATGGCACCTCAGTTCCTCAGTTTAGATTAGTGGAATTTAATCAGGATGATGAAAAAGTAGAGATCAGAGCAGAAGAAGAAAGCATTGTTCTGTTTGGGCATGCAGAGCCTTTTAATGAGCCGGTAGTGGCCAGAGGGCCCTTTGTAATGAATACCAATGAAGAAATTCAAGAAGCATATAATGATTACTATGCCGGCAAATTAGGCAGCTGGTCTGAATGA
- a CDS encoding vWA domain-containing protein produces MKKLMLLFFIITAGYKLQAQEVQQVLPEKTRILFLLDGSGSMLAGWGDVNRITAAKELLTELVDSLKANTKLELALRAYGHLYRRSSQNCKDTRLEVGFARNNHAQIVSKLNMIDPKGTTPIAYSLEQAANDFPTTQGYRNIIIIITDGIESCDGDPCAVSLALQKKGIFLKPFIIGIGMGAEYKKQFKCIGEYYDAKDVNSFRFALNRAITTSLEKASASVELLDINGKPKETNVNVSFINSFTDEPAFDFVHYLDPQGRPDSVELDPVLTYDVVVNTLPPAIKRNVNLIPGQHNTIQVKCPQGGLKLNQDGASVYSHGVRAIITEKGKSSIVNIHNMNESQKYLVGTYDVEVLTTPRRMFRNVEISQSKTTSLSLPAPGILNIVNNAAGYGSIYELDENGRQQWVYDLDHDKPKISLALQPGKYKIVFRVDRAPGSKYTSIKEVEILEGRSALVKLFN; encoded by the coding sequence ATGAAAAAACTAATGCTGCTCTTCTTCATTATTACTGCCGGCTATAAACTCCAGGCACAGGAAGTGCAGCAGGTTTTACCTGAAAAAACAAGGATTTTGTTTTTGCTCGATGGTTCCGGCAGTATGCTGGCGGGTTGGGGTGATGTAAACCGCATTACAGCCGCCAAAGAGTTACTCACGGAACTAGTAGATTCTTTAAAAGCTAACACCAAGCTGGAGCTAGCCCTTAGAGCCTATGGCCATCTCTATCGCAGGTCTAGCCAAAACTGTAAGGACACCAGATTAGAAGTGGGTTTTGCCAGAAATAATCATGCTCAAATAGTGAGCAAGTTAAACATGATCGATCCGAAGGGAACTACGCCTATTGCCTATTCTCTGGAGCAAGCAGCCAACGATTTCCCCACCACTCAAGGCTATAGAAACATCATCATTATCATTACCGATGGCATAGAGTCTTGTGACGGTGATCCCTGCGCTGTCTCATTGGCGCTACAGAAAAAGGGCATATTTCTTAAGCCTTTTATCATAGGCATTGGCATGGGGGCCGAATACAAAAAGCAGTTCAAGTGCATCGGAGAATACTATGATGCCAAAGATGTGAACAGCTTCAGGTTTGCACTTAACCGGGCCATTACCACCAGCTTAGAAAAAGCCTCTGCCAGTGTGGAGCTTCTGGATATCAATGGAAAGCCTAAGGAAACCAATGTAAACGTATCCTTCATCAATAGCTTTACTGACGAACCAGCCTTCGACTTCGTTCATTATCTGGATCCACAAGGAAGACCTGACTCGGTAGAACTAGACCCGGTGCTTACTTATGACGTAGTGGTAAATACCCTTCCTCCTGCCATTAAAAGAAACGTTAACCTAATCCCGGGCCAACACAACACCATCCAGGTAAAATGTCCTCAAGGCGGCTTAAAACTCAATCAGGATGGCGCTTCGGTTTATAGCCATGGAGTCAGGGCCATCATAACAGAAAAAGGTAAGAGCTCCATTGTGAACATTCACAATATGAATGAATCCCAGAAATATCTGGTAGGCACTTATGATGTAGAAGTACTTACCACGCCTCGGAGAATGTTTAGAAATGTAGAGATCTCACAAAGTAAAACCACCTCTTTATCATTACCTGCTCCAGGCATACTGAACATAGTGAACAACGCAGCCGGTTATGGAAGTATTTATGAGTTAGATGAGAATGGCAGACAGCAATGGGTCTATGATCTTGATCATGACAAACCTAAAATATCATTAGCCTTACAGCCCGGTAAATATAAAATTGTGTTTCGCGTAGATCGTGCTCCTGGTAGCAAATACACCTCCATAAAAGAAGTGGAAATTTTAGAAGGCCGCTCGGCACTTGTGAAACTTTTCAATTGA
- a CDS encoding methylglyoxal synthase has protein sequence MRIAIIAHDGKKPEMVAFLLKNKERLNNVELFATGTTGGHVANAGLNVTKFLSGPIGGDAQIAAMAATHDLDMVIFFRDPLDKHPHEPDVQMLMRICDVHNIPIATNPATAELLLKGTDKLG, from the coding sequence ATGAGAATTGCCATAATAGCCCATGACGGTAAAAAGCCGGAAATGGTCGCTTTTTTACTTAAAAACAAGGAACGACTTAATAATGTAGAGCTATTTGCTACCGGCACCACCGGAGGGCACGTAGCCAACGCCGGGCTTAATGTAACCAAATTTTTATCCGGCCCCATAGGTGGCGATGCTCAGATAGCAGCCATGGCCGCTACTCATGATCTTGATATGGTTATCTTCTTTAGAGACCCGCTAGATAAGCATCCGCATGAACCAGATGTGCAAATGTTGATGAGAATATGTGATGTGCACAATATTCCCATTGCCACCAACCCTGCTACGGCAGAATTACTATTAAAAGGAACTGACAAGCTGGGTTAA
- a CDS encoding NUDIX hydrolase, producing the protein MTIQKSNNLNPHVSVDCVIFGFDQNELQILLIKRGTTKAAYALPGDLIKDDENLDESASRTLYELTGLRNIFLHQLQAFGDPKRLQGYENVEWLESIRENPKARVITVVYYAIVKPKKLHPKAASFASEVKWVPVVDLPDLAFDHNEIIAQALVHLANNLKKEPLLAFEMLPKKFTFRELQQLYEEVLGKKMDKRNFRKKIFSGRSFNPFGRKRRRCFS; encoded by the coding sequence TTGACAATACAAAAATCAAATAATTTAAATCCTCATGTTTCAGTTGATTGTGTCATTTTTGGTTTCGATCAAAATGAATTACAGATACTATTGATCAAAAGAGGGACTACAAAGGCAGCATACGCACTTCCGGGCGATTTAATTAAAGATGATGAAAATCTTGATGAGTCGGCCAGCAGGACTTTATATGAGCTTACAGGGCTAAGAAATATTTTTCTTCATCAGCTTCAGGCTTTTGGAGATCCTAAGCGTTTGCAAGGCTATGAAAACGTAGAATGGCTGGAATCTATCAGAGAAAACCCAAAGGCAAGGGTAATTACGGTTGTTTATTATGCCATAGTAAAACCTAAAAAATTACATCCAAAAGCGGCTTCATTTGCCAGTGAGGTAAAATGGGTACCAGTGGTAGACTTGCCAGATCTTGCCTTTGACCACAATGAAATTATAGCTCAGGCACTGGTTCACCTGGCTAATAATTTAAAGAAGGAGCCTTTGCTGGCATTTGAAATGCTGCCAAAGAAATTTACTTTCAGAGAGCTACAACAGCTTTATGAAGAGGTGCTGGGCAAGAAAATGGATAAGAGAAATTTTAGAAAAAAAATTTTTAGCGGCAGAAGTTTTAATCCCTTTGGAAGAAAAAGAAGAAGGTGTTTCTCATAA
- the pfkA gene encoding 6-phosphofructokinase — protein MSTEINNIAVFTSGGDAPGMNAGIRAVVRACVYYKKNIYGIYRGYEGMIDNDIVKLDARSVSNIIQRGGTILKSARSEEFKTKEGRKKAYENLKSRDIDAVIAIGGNGTFTGLHIFGQEFDIPTICLPGTIDNDLPGMDYTIGYDTATNTAVEAIDKIRDTALSHNRLFFIEVMGRHSGYIALNSGIAGGAVAIMMPEDSMTVDELLEKLDAGADKNKKSSLVVVAEGGQAGTVWEVAEKVKEKAPYYDTKVTILGHLQRGGAPTYFDRVLAGRLGVGAVEALLNGKRDVMIGVKDNKLVYVDFEQVDNKRHEIDPEALQLAKILAI, from the coding sequence ATGAGTACTGAAATTAACAACATCGCTGTATTTACCTCAGGAGGAGATGCCCCTGGGATGAACGCCGGAATACGTGCTGTAGTACGAGCATGTGTATACTACAAAAAAAACATCTACGGTATATACCGTGGCTATGAAGGTATGATCGACAATGACATTGTAAAGCTAGACGCCAGGTCGGTGAGCAATATCATTCAAAGAGGTGGTACTATCTTAAAATCTGCCCGAAGTGAAGAGTTTAAAACTAAGGAAGGCAGGAAAAAGGCTTATGAAAATTTAAAATCCAGAGATATTGATGCTGTTATCGCCATTGGTGGAAACGGTACTTTCACTGGTTTACATATATTCGGTCAGGAATTTGACATCCCTACCATTTGTTTACCTGGAACCATTGATAATGACCTTCCAGGCATGGATTATACCATCGGATATGATACAGCTACCAACACTGCTGTAGAGGCCATAGATAAAATCAGAGACACTGCACTATCTCATAACAGACTTTTCTTTATTGAAGTAATGGGAAGGCACAGTGGCTACATAGCGCTAAACAGTGGTATTGCTGGTGGTGCCGTGGCTATCATGATGCCAGAAGACAGCATGACAGTAGATGAGCTACTTGAAAAGCTAGATGCTGGTGCTGATAAAAACAAAAAGTCTAGTTTGGTGGTTGTAGCAGAAGGAGGACAAGCCGGTACCGTATGGGAAGTGGCTGAGAAAGTAAAAGAGAAAGCTCCTTACTATGACACCAAGGTTACAATCCTGGGCCACTTACAAAGAGGTGGTGCTCCTACTTATTTTGATAGAGTACTAGCTGGCCGACTGGGTGTGGGTGCAGTAGAAGCTCTTCTAAACGGTAAGAGAGATGTTATGATAGGTGTAAAAGATAACAAACTAGTGTATGTAGATTTTGAGCAGGTTGATAATAAGAGGCACGAAATAGATCCTGAAGCCCTACAACTTGCCAAAATTCTTGCTATATGA
- a CDS encoding ROK family protein encodes MNAVIVGIDIGGTSTKYGIVSESGVVLYQNKIPTQEHENFNDFVVQLSNAIKEGLTKIEGEHKILAVGIGAPNGNVYRGTIEHAPNLPWKGIVPLVETVKEQLQVPVMVTNDANAAAMGEMIYGGAKDMKDFIVITLGTGLGSGIVCNGDLVYGYDGFAAELGHVTIKPDGRNCGCGRKGCLETYVSATGIKRTVYKLLADFMDDSELRGISFDDLSTKMITESANRGDIVAKAAYEYTGKILGSKLADTVAHTNPEAIFLFGGLSLAGDLIFEPTIRHMEAHLMPIYKGKVKILPSQLQNQSAPILGASSLVSKYLHNKSSIKA; translated from the coding sequence ATGAATGCAGTTATTGTCGGAATAGACATAGGCGGTACTAGCACTAAGTACGGAATAGTGTCTGAGAGCGGAGTAGTTTTATACCAAAACAAAATACCCACTCAGGAACACGAAAATTTTAATGATTTTGTAGTTCAACTCAGCAACGCCATTAAAGAAGGCTTGACTAAGATTGAGGGAGAACATAAGATTTTAGCCGTGGGCATAGGTGCCCCCAATGGTAACGTATATCGCGGTACTATTGAGCACGCCCCTAACCTACCCTGGAAAGGCATAGTACCCTTAGTAGAGACTGTAAAAGAGCAGCTACAGGTGCCAGTTATGGTTACTAACGACGCTAATGCTGCTGCCATGGGAGAAATGATTTACGGTGGCGCCAAAGACATGAAAGATTTCATCGTTATTACATTAGGTACCGGCCTTGGCTCAGGTATAGTTTGTAATGGCGATTTAGTATATGGTTATGATGGTTTTGCGGCAGAGCTAGGTCACGTAACCATTAAACCAGACGGAAGAAATTGCGGATGTGGCAGAAAAGGTTGTCTTGAAACCTACGTATCTGCTACAGGAATAAAAAGAACAGTATATAAATTATTAGCTGATTTCATGGATGACAGTGAGCTAAGAGGCATCAGCTTCGATGATCTGTCTACCAAAATGATTACAGAATCAGCTAACCGAGGTGACATAGTGGCCAAAGCGGCCTACGAATACACTGGTAAAATATTAGGCTCTAAACTAGCTGATACGGTGGCTCATACTAACCCTGAAGCCATATTCCTTTTCGGAGGTTTATCACTAGCCGGAGATTTAATATTTGAACCTACTATTCGCCATATGGAAGCTCATTTAATGCCTATTTATAAAGGCAAAGTGAAGATTTTACCTTCACAGCTTCAGAACCAGAGCGCTCCTATTTTGGGTGCTAGTAGCTTGGTTTCTAAATATTTACACAACAAATCTTCGATTAAAGCATGA